In Mesorhizobium sp. 113-3-3, a genomic segment contains:
- a CDS encoding acyl-CoA dehydrogenase family protein → MYPFKTTPEGAQWIEKARALKEVFAKRARQVDEAGGWPHENWRDMVDGGFLKLGIPKEYGGYADEDAGFSNLCHAVVEIFASACGSTGWIIQNQYHCFGLVAGLANEEQKRRILGDVAQNGVGVASVGSEVQPGRSQVVPHKDGKISFASDLTPTEGGFLANGFKGFTSGGAASKYLLFWALAPGTDDPDVGASVFVIELPNPGVEFVAGWEEATGIRASLSGGAKFTNVSIPWKNVLGEPGDFNQTHPYTFELAYAAHSLGSAQGIYEEVRDVVATRPFLQQDDTNMYSLGEMASAIAATRSQLWYAQHLYDQKMWGEAAHATLMGLHMAKTTVGMVSTKAFEIVGTRAVFRWSSIPRLMRDARVATLHTRESMIMKTVAKTELSRDYFPKAKYGRRLQPSERKTWADLGFHFDRDAA, encoded by the coding sequence ATGTACCCGTTCAAGACGACCCCCGAAGGTGCGCAATGGATCGAGAAAGCCAGAGCTCTCAAGGAGGTCTTCGCCAAGCGGGCAAGGCAGGTTGACGAGGCGGGGGGCTGGCCGCACGAAAACTGGCGCGACATGGTCGATGGCGGTTTTCTGAAGCTCGGCATTCCAAAAGAATATGGCGGCTATGCCGATGAGGATGCCGGCTTCAGCAATCTTTGCCATGCCGTGGTCGAAATCTTCGCGTCGGCCTGTGGGAGCACCGGCTGGATCATCCAGAACCAGTATCACTGCTTCGGGTTGGTGGCCGGGCTCGCCAACGAGGAGCAGAAACGGCGCATCCTGGGCGACGTGGCGCAGAACGGGGTCGGCGTGGCGTCGGTTGGCAGCGAGGTGCAGCCCGGCCGTTCACAAGTGGTTCCGCATAAGGATGGCAAGATTTCGTTCGCATCGGATCTGACGCCGACCGAAGGCGGCTTCCTCGCCAATGGCTTCAAGGGTTTCACCAGCGGCGGCGCGGCATCGAAATACCTTCTGTTCTGGGCATTGGCACCTGGGACGGACGACCCCGATGTCGGAGCCAGCGTCTTTGTGATCGAGTTGCCAAACCCGGGCGTCGAATTCGTCGCAGGCTGGGAAGAGGCGACCGGCATTCGCGCATCGCTGTCTGGCGGCGCCAAATTCACCAACGTCTCCATCCCTTGGAAAAACGTCCTTGGCGAACCTGGTGATTTCAATCAGACCCACCCCTACACGTTCGAACTTGCCTACGCGGCGCATTCGCTTGGCTCCGCGCAGGGGATCTACGAGGAGGTGAGGGACGTCGTAGCGACTCGGCCCTTTCTTCAGCAGGACGACACCAACATGTATTCCCTCGGCGAAATGGCTTCAGCCATCGCCGCGACGCGGTCGCAGCTGTGGTATGCGCAGCATCTCTACGATCAGAAAATGTGGGGCGAGGCCGCGCACGCGACCCTCATGGGCCTTCATATGGCCAAGACAACCGTGGGCATGGTTTCGACCAAGGCCTTCGAGATCGTCGGGACCCGAGCTGTGTTTCGTTGGAGCAGCATCCCGCGCCTGATGCGTGATGCGCGTGTCGCCACGCTTCACACGCGCGAAAGCATGATCATGAAGACGGTCGCCAAAACTGAGCTTTCGCGCGATTATTTCCCCAAGGCGAAATATGGCCGGCGGCTCCAGCCCAGCGAGCGCAAGACCTGGGCCGATCTTGGCTTCCATTTCGACCGGGACGCGGCATGA
- a CDS encoding heme-binding protein, which translates to MQAIRDQIDQIEQETRRLVFTVFGQADALRLGKTLLALAESEDLTVAIGVDLGEQIILRAATPGTSADYQHWIERKFAAVRRFGKASMQLELQARVEPDFAQERALDPARYVLCGGAVPIRIGSTLVGAIGCAGLASIDDHRLVVRALETYQKAIDEK; encoded by the coding sequence TTGCAAGCTATCCGTGACCAGATCGATCAGATCGAGCAAGAGACCCGCAGGCTTGTCTTCACCGTGTTCGGCCAGGCCGACGCGCTCAGGCTAGGCAAGACCTTGCTTGCGCTGGCCGAAAGCGAGGATTTGACGGTGGCTATCGGCGTCGACCTCGGCGAGCAGATAATCCTGCGTGCCGCCACGCCTGGTACCAGCGCCGACTATCAGCATTGGATAGAAAGGAAATTCGCGGCAGTACGCCGCTTTGGCAAGGCGTCTATGCAGCTCGAGCTCCAAGCCCGGGTAGAACCTGATTTTGCTCAAGAGCGTGCGCTTGACCCAGCCCGGTACGTGCTTTGCGGGGGCGCCGTGCCAATCCGTATTGGTTCGACGCTGGTTGGCGCAATTGGATGCGCCGGCCTGGCCTCGATCGATGACCATCGGTTGGTCGTTCGAGCGCTTGAAACATATCAGAAGGCCATTGACGAGAAGTGA